TTCTTCGCCAGTGCCAGGCAGATGAGCACCACCAGGGCGAGGGCGCCCCAGGGCGAGCGCCCGGTCCGTTCGACGTGCCAGCTTTCCCGGCCCATGATTCTCCCTTTGTCGCGACGCCTGGAACGCTAGGCGCGGGGGAGCCGTGCGGCGATCGGGGAAGGGCGAACGGGTGGCACCCGCCCGATACGCCGGTCGCCCCGAGCCCTGTCACGGGACTCGGGGCGACCGGCGTATCGGGCCGCACTGCCCTGCGTTCAGTGCGGGCGGCTCTGCCTGCGCTCACGTACGACATAGATGGTGCCGGTGGCTGTGACCACCGCCAGCGCCGTTCCGGCGGCGATCTCCGCGGCGTTCATCCGGTCGTCTCCGCCCTCGGCTCCGCTCAGTACACCGGCGGGCGGGCCCGGGGTACCGGTGGGTGCGCCGGAGGGTGCGCCGACCGTGAGAGCGGCCTTCGCCGTGGAGCCGGGCGGGGCATTGCAGATGAACGTCACCTCGTAGGCGGCACCAGGTTTCGCGTCCCAGTCGACCGTGGCCGCGACGGCCTCGCCTCTGGGAATGGTGACCGTGTCGAACACTCCGGAGCCGGCTGTGGCGGTTGTGGAGCACCCCCGGGCGGCCAGGGTGACCTGGCTCCCCGGCGCGATCACCGACGGAGTGACGGTGTATCCGGTCGCGGAGGACGCGCCTCCCGACGTCTCGGCGTACGCGGTCGCAGCCGGGGCGGTCAGGGCGAGAGCGGCGGCGCCGAGCAGGGCGACGGGTGCGGCACCTATTGCGCGCATGGGTGAATCCTCCGAGTCCCCGAGGAGCAGTTGCGGAACCGATTTCCACAGTGCGTCAGAAATGCACCTCGATGCCCCAAACGCTAGAAGTCGCGTATTTCGCTCGCGATCGGAGTGCGCCGCCCGGGGCACCGGATTCCCCCGAGCGGCGCACCGCGTGTACGGAGCCGGACCGCTATCCGCCCGTCGCGCCGGGGAACAGGTCGAGGAACGGCGCCGCGGTGGCCGAGATACCGCGGCCGAAGGGCGAGTCGAAGTCCCAGATCAGGAAAAGCAGAAAGGCGATCAGGACGCTGAAGAGGCCGGCCAGCAGCAGTTCGCGGAAGGTTCTGCGGATCTGCAGCGTGAAGATCAGTCCGACGGTCACCAGTGCCCCGGTGATCAGGCCGAACCAGACCACGCCCGGCATGGTCGCACCGGCACTCCCGCCGCGTGCGCTGCGTGCGTCGTCCGCCGCGGCGACCTGGTCGACCAGTGGCTGATACGCCTGCCCCTCGTGATCGTTCCTCGGCCGGTAGTCGGTGACATCGGTGCGCACCTTGCCGAGGAGCCTGGCCCCCTCGTCGGTGAGGGCGCCGTGCTCGGTCATCGACCGCCACTCGTCGTGGACGACATGGCGCACGTAGGCGTCGACATCGGCGCGGATGCGCCTACGCACGTCCGCCGGATAGACGGCGGACCGGGCGCTCACCTCGTGCAGTGCCTGGGCCTCCTGGCGTACGTACTCCTGGGCGGCGCTGCGGCCCTCCCAGACGCCCGCGATGGCGAGGCCCAGCACGATCGCGTAGACGACACCGATCATCATCGTCATGTATTCGATGACGTCGGGAGTCTCGGACGGGTCGTCGTCGTCGCCGATCCGGCGGTTGTTGAGCACGGCGATGGTCAGGACGACGGCGCTCGCCGCGACCATCGCGAGGGTGAGAACAAGCCATTCCGACATGGGTTCCTCCGTAGGTCATCGGGAGCGGGGGCGCAGCACGGCGACGGCGAACACCGCAGGGGCTGTGATCAGCAGGGTGAGGGTGACCAGGGAGGTGCGGCGCTCGTGGACCTTGCGCGGCGGCTTGCGGTAGGCGGGGAACGCCACGGGCCGGGGCGCGGGAGGTGACAGACGTACGGAGGGTGAGGGGGAAGGCGAGGGCGAAGGGGGCGGTGGCACGGGCTCCGGTTCCGGTCGCGGAGGTGCGGGGGGCGGCGGAGGTGGTGGCGGAGGGGGTGGAGGTGGTGGAGGGGGTGGAGGTGGTGGCGGTGCGGGTGGTGGCGTCGGTTTGGGCGCCGGGCCCGCCTGGCAGTGACCGTCGCCCGACGTGGCGACCGCCGAACTCCCGCCGTCCTCCCCGATGGAGGCGTACCCGCAGTTGTCCGCCACCGCGGGCGCAGGGGCGCTCAGCAGCCAGAGAAGTGCGACGGCTGCCGTGAGCCGTCCTATGAGTGATCCATACACGACGGAGATCATGTTCCCGCCGGCCGCGGGGCACGCCGGGGACGGACCGGATTCCCCTGATGGTGGGTACATGGGGCGCCGGGGGTTTGCGGTCCGGGGAAATTCTGAGAACGCATTGAACAAAGTGGGGGCCGCCACCCGTACCTAGGGCCGTGGATGACGCGAAGACGCATCCCAACTGGCCTCATATGAACGGGAGTTGACATGAGCACCTGGCGGAACGCCTCGCTCGCAGTGACGGCGGCGGCCCTGTTGGCGCTGACGACGGCGTGCGGTCAGGAGAAGGGAACCGAGAGCCCGGCCGGGCAGAACGTGGGCAACGCCAGCCCGGCCGGACAGGGGGCGGGGAACGGCTACGGATCGGACAGCGGTTACGGCTCCGACAGCGGCTACGGTTCCGACGGCGCCGAGGGGAGCGCCACCGGTAAGCAGGCCGGCCGACTCGCGGTGTGGGACAGCAAGAAGCTCGGCAAAGTCCTCACGGACAGTGAGGGATTCACGCTCTACCGTTTCGACAAGGACACCGCGAGTCCGCCCAAGTCGAATTGCGAGGGGGACTGCGCCAAGATCTGGCCGGTGGTGCCCGCGGGCAATGTCACGGCGGCGCCCGGTGTCGATCCCTCGCTGATCGGCAAGGTCGCCCGCTCCGACGGCACCCAGCAACTCACCGTCGCGGGCTGGCCGATGTACCGCTATGCCAAGGACACCGCGCCCGGCGACGCCAATGGGCAGGGCGTGGGCGGCACCTGGTTCGCGTCCGCGCCGGACGGCAAGAAGGCCGCGGTGAACGCCGACGGCCCGGCCGGAGCCGAACCGGCCGAACTCGCGGGACTTTCGGTCCGAAAGGACCCGAAACTCGGAGAGATCGTCGTGGACAAGCGAGGCATGACGGTCTATCGGTTCAAGAAGGACGTCGCATGGCCGATGAAGTCGGCCTGCACGGGCGCCTGCCTCTCGAAGTGGCCGGTCGTTGCCCCATTGGCAAAGAAAGATGTCGAAGGCGTGACGACCAAGGGTTTCGTCACTTTCAATCGGCCCGACGGAATCAAGCAACAAGCCATCGACTGCTGGCCGATCTATACCTTCTCCGGTGATGTGAAGCCCGGAGACACCAACGGGCAGGGTGTCGGCGGGACATGGTACGCGGTGTCGCCCGACGCCAAACTGGTCGGCGCTCCCAAGTAGCCCGGCAGCACTTCTCCGGAGCCGGTCCGTCGCCGAATGTGACACGCAGCGAGAATGTCACACGCAGCGACGGGCCGGTTGCACATGTCACTGGTGTGTGACCAATAACGGACGGCTAATTTCCGTTTCCGCTCGCTCTCCTGGCGGTCG
This sequence is a window from Streptomyces sp. NBC_01217. Protein-coding genes within it:
- a CDS encoding bestrophin-like domain; translation: MSEWLVLTLAMVAASAVVLTIAVLNNRRIGDDDDPSETPDVIEYMTMMIGVVYAIVLGLAIAGVWEGRSAAQEYVRQEAQALHEVSARSAVYPADVRRRIRADVDAYVRHVVHDEWRSMTEHGALTDEGARLLGKVRTDVTDYRPRNDHEGQAYQPLVDQVAAADDARSARGGSAGATMPGVVWFGLITGALVTVGLIFTLQIRRTFRELLLAGLFSVLIAFLLFLIWDFDSPFGRGISATAAPFLDLFPGATGG
- a CDS encoding SCO0930 family lipoprotein; amino-acid sequence: MSTWRNASLAVTAAALLALTTACGQEKGTESPAGQNVGNASPAGQGAGNGYGSDSGYGSDSGYGSDGAEGSATGKQAGRLAVWDSKKLGKVLTDSEGFTLYRFDKDTASPPKSNCEGDCAKIWPVVPAGNVTAAPGVDPSLIGKVARSDGTQQLTVAGWPMYRYAKDTAPGDANGQGVGGTWFASAPDGKKAAVNADGPAGAEPAELAGLSVRKDPKLGEIVVDKRGMTVYRFKKDVAWPMKSACTGACLSKWPVVAPLAKKDVEGVTTKGFVTFNRPDGIKQQAIDCWPIYTFSGDVKPGDTNGQGVGGTWYAVSPDAKLVGAPK